One Verrucomicrobiota bacterium DNA window includes the following coding sequences:
- a CDS encoding response regulator transcription factor, which yields ADCGNGFEAVKAVAECKPDLVLLDVQMPKLDGFEVLELLGRDQAVVFITAYDQFALRAFEVHAVDYLLKPFSAERFQDAIGRARDRLRARTALPVEAVVRDARPRTGFAERVLIRDGADVHVLPADAIDYVEAQDDYVAFKSAGKQYLKDQTLAAVEATLDPARFVRIHRSFVLNIDRIAKVELYAKDSRMAILRDGTRLPVSRAGYARLSQLL from the coding sequence GCCGACTGCGGCAACGGGTTCGAGGCGGTGAAGGCGGTCGCCGAGTGCAAGCCGGATCTGGTGCTGCTCGACGTGCAGATGCCGAAGCTGGACGGCTTCGAAGTGCTGGAGCTGCTCGGGCGCGATCAGGCGGTGGTGTTCATCACCGCCTACGACCAGTTCGCGCTGCGCGCCTTCGAGGTGCACGCCGTCGATTACCTGCTCAAGCCGTTCAGCGCCGAGCGCTTCCAGGACGCGATCGGCCGGGCCCGCGATCGCCTGCGGGCGCGGACGGCGCTCCCGGTCGAGGCGGTGGTGCGCGACGCGCGGCCGCGGACCGGCTTTGCCGAACGGGTGCTGATCCGCGACGGCGCCGACGTCCACGTGCTGCCGGCCGATGCCATCGACTACGTCGAGGCGCAGGACGATTACGTCGCGTTCAAGTCGGCGGGGAAGCAGTATCTCAAGGACCAGACGCTGGCCGCGGTCGAAGCGACGCTCGATCCGGCGCGCTTCGTGCGGATCCACCGCTCGTTCGTGCTGAACATCGATCGCATCGCCAAGGTCGAGCTCTATGCGAAAGACAGCCGCATGGCGATCCTCCGCGACGGCACGCGCCTGCCCGTGAGCCGGGCCGGCTACGCGCGCCTGTCCCAGCTGCTGTAA